The following coding sequences lie in one Sphingomonas sp. M1-B02 genomic window:
- a CDS encoding alpha/beta hydrolase family protein, with protein MKHLLLAGAMLATFAVPASARDLTIQDVAALSRVGAPAVSPDGRWLVWQQRETDLAANRGRFDLWRLDLRRKGAVPEKLVAEAEVNETGPQFSADGSTVYFQSDKGGEDAVWGVAVGGGAATQLTRIPGGFSGFKVAPTGDKLLVWADRKPGAPNLEPAMVKKDPNAGSGRTYDQLFVRHWDTWANGERSQLFVLPFGANGASGDGVAIGGALIGDTPSKPFGGGEELDWSPDGKTVYFALREAGRIEPTSTNLDIFAAPADGSAAPVNLTPDNDGTDSLPVVSPDGKWLAYMSMARAGYEADRQVLKLRDLARGATRALTEGWDRSVGSIAWAPDGKRIYVTAQDVQEQPIFAVDPKSGTMTRLTQEGAVSAVVPTRDGMIFAMNSLTAPDDFYRLAGKKQERLTAVNATKLAGIDLPKVERFRFAGANGDRVWGYSVRPAALAAGAKAPVAFVVHGGPQGSSNNSWSYRWNPAVFAGAGYAVVSVDFHGSTGYGQAFTDAIRNNWGGWPLEDLQKGLAAATARFSYLDGDNACALGASYGGYMMNWIEGRWPDRFKCIVQHDGVFDARAMAYETEELWFDEWEHGGKAYHEDPAAYEKWNPVHHVDKWKTPMLVIHGEKDFRIPYTQGLAAFTALQRRGVDSRLLVFPDENHWVLKPKNSMQWYGEVLGWLGKYTK; from the coding sequence ACGAGACCTCACGATCCAGGACGTCGCGGCGCTGTCGCGAGTCGGCGCGCCGGCGGTATCGCCGGACGGGCGCTGGCTCGTCTGGCAGCAGCGCGAGACCGACCTTGCCGCCAACCGCGGGCGCTTCGACCTGTGGCGGCTCGACCTGCGCCGGAAGGGCGCCGTGCCCGAGAAACTGGTGGCGGAGGCCGAAGTCAATGAAACCGGGCCGCAATTCTCGGCGGACGGGTCGACCGTGTATTTCCAGTCGGACAAGGGCGGCGAGGATGCCGTGTGGGGGGTCGCGGTCGGCGGCGGCGCGGCGACGCAGCTGACGCGCATTCCGGGCGGGTTCAGCGGCTTCAAGGTAGCGCCGACGGGCGACAAGTTGCTCGTCTGGGCGGATCGCAAGCCGGGGGCGCCGAACCTGGAGCCGGCGATGGTCAAGAAGGACCCCAATGCGGGTTCGGGCCGCACCTATGACCAGTTGTTCGTGCGCCACTGGGACACATGGGCGAATGGCGAGCGCTCGCAACTGTTCGTGCTGCCGTTCGGCGCCAACGGAGCCAGCGGCGACGGGGTTGCGATCGGCGGGGCGCTGATCGGCGATACGCCGTCTAAGCCGTTCGGCGGCGGCGAGGAGCTCGACTGGTCCCCCGACGGCAAGACCGTCTATTTCGCGCTGCGCGAAGCGGGGCGGATCGAGCCGACCTCGACCAATCTCGACATCTTCGCGGCGCCTGCCGACGGATCGGCGGCGCCGGTAAACCTGACGCCCGACAATGACGGGACCGACAGCTTGCCGGTCGTATCGCCGGACGGGAAGTGGCTGGCCTACATGTCGATGGCGCGGGCGGGCTATGAGGCGGACCGGCAGGTGCTCAAGTTGCGCGATCTGGCCAGAGGCGCGACGCGGGCGCTCACCGAGGGCTGGGATCGCTCGGTCGGCTCGATCGCCTGGGCGCCCGACGGCAAGCGCATCTATGTCACCGCGCAGGATGTGCAGGAGCAGCCGATCTTCGCGGTGGATCCGAAAAGTGGCACGATGACACGTCTGACGCAGGAGGGGGCGGTGTCCGCGGTGGTGCCGACGCGCGACGGCATGATCTTCGCGATGAACAGCCTGACTGCGCCCGACGATTTCTACCGTCTCGCGGGGAAGAAACAGGAGCGGCTGACGGCGGTGAATGCGACGAAGCTGGCCGGTATCGACTTACCCAAGGTCGAGCGGTTCAGGTTTGCCGGGGCGAATGGCGACAGGGTCTGGGGCTATTCGGTGCGACCGGCGGCGCTGGCGGCGGGCGCCAAGGCGCCGGTCGCGTTCGTCGTCCATGGCGGGCCGCAGGGATCGAGCAACAACAGCTGGTCGTATCGCTGGAACCCGGCGGTGTTTGCCGGCGCGGGCTATGCGGTGGTGTCGGTCGATTTCCACGGATCGACGGGCTACGGCCAGGCCTTCACCGACGCGATCCGCAACAATTGGGGCGGCTGGCCGCTCGAGGATCTGCAGAAGGGTCTCGCGGCGGCGACGGCGCGATTCTCCTATCTCGACGGCGACAACGCCTGCGCGCTCGGGGCGTCGTACGGCGGCTACATGATGAACTGGATCGAGGGCCGGTGGCCCGATCGCTTCAAGTGCATCGTCCAGCATGACGGCGTGTTCGACGCGCGGGCGATGGCCTATGAGACCGAGGAGCTGTGGTTCGACGAATGGGAGCATGGCGGCAAGGCCTATCATGAGGACCCCGCGGCCTATGAGAAATGGAACCCGGTCCACCATGTCGACAAGTGGAAGACGCCGATGCTGGTGATCCACGGCGAGAAGGATTTCCGCATTCCCTATACGCAGGGGCTGGCGGCGTTCACGGCGCTGCAGCGGCGCGGCGTGGACTCGCGGCTGCTGGTGTTCCCGGACGAGAATCACTGGGTGCTGAAGCCGAAGAACAGCATGCAATGGTATGGCGAAGTGCTGGGGTGGCTGGGGAAATATACGAAGTGA
- a CDS encoding valine--tRNA ligase, whose amino-acid sequence MTELPKTFDPAEIESRWYAHWEREGLFAPERPGADPWTLVNPPPNVTGSLHIGHALDNTLQDILVRHARLKGKNARWVVGTDHAGIATQMVVERQLNAARAKRTDFSREEFVAKVWEWKEESGGEITQQLRRLGCSMDWANERFTMDAGFSKAVLKVFVELHRQGLLYRAKRLVNWDPALRTAISDLEVETREVAGHMWHFKYPLAGGETYLYVERDAEGQIVLEEERDYIAIATTRPETMLGDGAVAVNPRDARYAPIVGKLCEIPVGPKEHRRLIPIISDDYPDPAFGSGAVKITGAHDANDYGVAQRNGIPLYRLMDEHAAMRTDGAPYAEAAARAREIAGGAAVDAAEVDTLNLVPDAYRGLDRYEARARVVADIAAEGLMLTVEDKTIMQPFGDRSGVVIEPMLTDQWYVDAATLAKPAIEAVRSGATKIVPKSWEKTYFNWMENIQPWCVSRQLWWGHRIPAWFAEDGSIYVAESEAEAQAQAGAGVVLVQDPDVLDTWFSSALWPFATMGWPDADAKAAGRYPNDVLISGFDILFFWDARMMMQGLHFLGEVPFKTLYLHGLVRAADGQKMSKSKGNVVNPLGLIDQYGADALRFFMAAMESQGRDIKMDEKRIEGYRNFATKLWNAARFCQSNGIGARTTLEPPAAELAVNRWIIAETVGCVQALDLALADLRFDEAANTIYQFAWSRFCDWYLELIKPLIQGEGGVPATGAGADETRAVAGWVLDQILVILHPFMPFITEELWSKTGARSHDLIVAQWPMADARALDPAAAQEIDWLIRLVSEIRAARTELNVPPGARLPLHVRDASAETSERLARQQTVLARLARVDQAAGDAAEGNALQVVVDEATFVVPLGGVVDLEAERARLTKAIGAAEKERDGLAGRLNNPSFVERAKPEAVEKAKADHAEKSAEAERLSAALARLG is encoded by the coding sequence ATGACCGAGCTTCCCAAGACCTTCGACCCCGCCGAAATCGAATCGCGCTGGTATGCGCATTGGGAGCGCGAAGGCCTGTTCGCGCCCGAGCGGCCGGGGGCCGATCCGTGGACCTTGGTGAACCCGCCGCCCAACGTTACCGGCAGCCTGCATATCGGCCATGCGCTCGACAATACGCTGCAGGACATCCTCGTCCGCCACGCGCGGCTGAAAGGCAAGAACGCGCGCTGGGTGGTCGGCACCGACCATGCCGGGATCGCGACGCAGATGGTGGTCGAGCGGCAGTTGAACGCCGCCCGCGCCAAGCGCACCGACTTCAGCCGCGAAGAATTCGTCGCGAAGGTCTGGGAGTGGAAGGAAGAGAGCGGGGGCGAGATCACCCAGCAGCTCCGCCGGCTCGGCTGTTCGATGGACTGGGCGAACGAGCGCTTCACGATGGATGCGGGCTTTTCGAAGGCCGTGCTCAAGGTGTTCGTCGAGCTGCACCGGCAGGGGCTGCTCTATCGCGCCAAGCGGCTGGTCAATTGGGACCCGGCGCTGCGCACCGCGATCAGCGACCTCGAGGTCGAGACTCGCGAAGTCGCGGGCCATATGTGGCACTTCAAATATCCGCTCGCGGGGGGCGAGACCTATCTTTATGTCGAGCGCGATGCCGAGGGGCAGATCGTGCTGGAGGAAGAGCGCGACTATATCGCGATCGCCACGACCCGGCCGGAGACGATGCTGGGCGACGGCGCGGTCGCGGTGAACCCGCGCGACGCGCGTTACGCCCCGATCGTCGGCAAGCTGTGCGAAATCCCGGTGGGGCCCAAGGAGCATCGCCGGCTGATCCCGATCATCTCGGACGACTATCCCGATCCCGCGTTCGGATCGGGCGCGGTGAAGATCACCGGCGCACACGACGCCAACGATTATGGCGTGGCGCAGCGCAACGGCATTCCGCTCTATCGGCTGATGGACGAGCATGCCGCGATGCGGACTGACGGCGCGCCTTATGCCGAGGCGGCGGCGCGGGCGCGGGAGATTGCGGGCGGCGCGGCGGTCGATGCGGCCGAGGTCGATACGCTGAACCTGGTGCCTGACGCCTATCGCGGACTCGATCGCTACGAAGCGCGGGCGCGGGTGGTGGCGGACATCGCTGCCGAGGGGCTGATGCTGACCGTCGAGGACAAGACGATCATGCAGCCGTTCGGCGATCGCAGCGGCGTGGTGATCGAGCCGATGCTGACCGACCAATGGTATGTCGACGCGGCGACGCTGGCCAAGCCGGCGATCGAGGCGGTGCGATCGGGCGCGACCAAGATCGTGCCGAAATCGTGGGAAAAGACCTATTTCAACTGGATGGAGAATATTCAGCCGTGGTGCGTCTCGCGGCAGCTCTGGTGGGGGCACCGGATCCCGGCCTGGTTCGCCGAGGATGGCAGCATCTATGTCGCCGAAAGCGAGGCCGAGGCGCAGGCGCAGGCGGGCGCGGGGGTCGTCCTGGTGCAGGATCCTGACGTGCTCGATACCTGGTTCTCGTCGGCGCTGTGGCCGTTCGCGACGATGGGCTGGCCGGATGCGGACGCGAAGGCGGCGGGCCGCTATCCCAATGACGTGCTGATCTCGGGCTTCGATATCCTGTTCTTCTGGGATGCGCGGATGATGATGCAGGGCTTGCACTTTTTGGGCGAAGTGCCGTTCAAGACGCTGTATCTGCACGGTTTGGTGCGCGCGGCGGATGGGCAGAAGATGTCCAAGTCGAAGGGCAATGTCGTCAATCCGCTGGGGCTGATCGACCAATATGGCGCCGATGCGCTGCGCTTCTTCATGGCGGCGATGGAGAGCCAGGGCCGCGACATCAAGATGGATGAGAAGCGGATCGAGGGCTATCGCAACTTCGCGACCAAGCTGTGGAACGCGGCGCGCTTCTGCCAGTCGAACGGGATCGGGGCGCGCACCACGCTGGAGCCGCCCGCGGCCGAGCTGGCGGTCAATCGCTGGATCATCGCGGAGACGGTGGGATGCGTGCAGGCACTCGACCTGGCGCTGGCCGACCTGCGCTTCGACGAGGCGGCGAACACGATCTACCAGTTCGCCTGGAGCCGCTTCTGCGACTGGTATCTCGAACTGATCAAGCCGCTGATCCAGGGCGAAGGCGGGGTGCCGGCGACGGGCGCCGGCGCGGACGAGACGCGCGCCGTGGCGGGCTGGGTGCTCGATCAGATATTGGTGATCCTGCACCCGTTCATGCCGTTCATCACCGAGGAGCTCTGGTCGAAGACCGGCGCGCGCTCGCACGACCTGATCGTCGCGCAGTGGCCGATGGCGGACGCGCGGGCGCTCGATCCGGCGGCGGCGCAGGAGATCGACTGGCTGATCCGGCTGGTGAGCGAGATCCGCGCGGCGCGGACCGAGCTGAACGTGCCGCCGGGTGCGCGTTTGCCACTCCATGTGCGCGATGCTTCGGCTGAGACCAGCGAGCGACTGGCGCGGCAACAGACCGTGCTCGCCCGACTGGCGCGAGTCGATCAGGCCGCGGGCGATGCCGCCGAGGGCAATGCCCTGCAAGTGGTGGTCGATGAAGCGACCTTCGTGGTGCCGCTGGGCGGGGTGGTCGACCTCGAGGCCGAGCGCGCCCGCCTGACCAAGGCGATCGGCGCGGCCGAGAAGGAGCGCGACGGGCTTGCCGGGCGATTGAACAATCCCAGCTTCGTCGAGAGGGCCAAGCCCGAGGCGGTTGAGAAGGCCAAGGCCGACCATGCCGAGAAATCCGCCGAGGCCGAGCGGTTGTCGGCGGCGTTGGCGCGGCTGGGCTAA
- the hemB gene encoding porphobilinogen synthase, whose translation MTQYPALRLRRTRASAWSRRLHAETVLTPADLIWPLFVTEGDGEEPIASLPGVSRWGLGGIVERAREAAALGIPCVALFPNTPASLRSDDGREALNPDNLMCRAIKAIKDAVPDLGVLTDVALDPYTSHGHDGLVDAAGYVLNDATAAVLTEQALVQAAAGADIVAPSDMMDGRIGLIREALEAGSHANVQIMAYAAKYASGFYGPFRDAVGSRGLLKGDKKTYQMDPANAEEALREVALDLAEGADSVMVKPGLPYLDIIVRVKSEFQVPVFAYQVSGEYAMIEAAAAVGAGDRDTLVLETLLAFKRAGCSGVLTYHAPLAARLLGA comes from the coding sequence ATGACTCAATATCCCGCGCTCCGCCTTCGCCGTACCCGCGCTTCGGCCTGGAGCCGGCGGCTGCATGCCGAGACCGTGCTGACCCCGGCGGACCTGATCTGGCCGCTGTTCGTGACCGAGGGGGATGGCGAGGAGCCGATCGCATCGCTGCCCGGCGTTTCGCGCTGGGGACTGGGCGGGATCGTCGAACGCGCGCGCGAGGCGGCGGCGCTGGGAATCCCGTGCGTGGCGCTGTTTCCGAACACGCCGGCGAGCCTGCGCAGCGACGACGGGCGCGAGGCGCTCAATCCGGACAATCTGATGTGCCGGGCGATCAAAGCGATCAAGGATGCGGTGCCCGATCTGGGGGTGCTGACCGACGTCGCGCTGGATCCCTATACCAGCCACGGGCATGACGGGCTGGTCGACGCCGCCGGCTATGTGCTCAACGATGCGACCGCGGCGGTGCTGACCGAGCAGGCGCTGGTGCAGGCGGCGGCGGGGGCGGATATCGTCGCGCCTTCGGATATGATGGACGGGCGGATCGGGCTGATCCGCGAGGCGCTGGAGGCGGGGAGCCACGCCAATGTCCAGATCATGGCCTATGCCGCCAAATATGCGTCGGGCTTCTACGGCCCGTTCCGCGACGCGGTCGGCTCGCGCGGGCTGCTGAAGGGCGACAAGAAGACCTATCAGATGGACCCGGCCAATGCCGAGGAAGCGCTGCGCGAAGTCGCGCTCGACCTGGCAGAGGGCGCGGACAGCGTGATGGTCAAGCCAGGGCTGCCCTATCTCGACATCATAGTCCGAGTGAAGAGCGAGTTTCAGGTGCCTGTATTCGCTTATCAGGTGAGCGGCGAATATGCGATGATCGAGGCTGCGGCGGCAGTGGGCGCGGGCGATCGCGACACGCTGGTGCTCGAGACGCTGCTGGCGTTCAAGCGCGCCGGCTGCTCGGGGGTGCTGACCTATCATGCGCCGCTGGCGGCGCGGCTGCTGGGGGCGTGA
- a CDS encoding GNAT family N-acetyltransferase, whose protein sequence is MIRTARLLLRPIEGRDRAALRAMLSDPELMRDLVRDPTPESAEASIDRHVRFRETHGLGFWVVEQEGAVAGFCGLKPGAEGTPIDGEIEIGWIFGHAYWGQGLAREAAQASLDWAWAETRAPRVVAITAAEHIKSQQLMLRLGMQRLADGDFDHPKFAADDPMRRTVTFAIDRPAR, encoded by the coding sequence GTGATCCGGACGGCGCGGCTGCTGTTGCGTCCGATCGAGGGGCGCGACCGGGCGGCGCTGCGGGCGATGCTGAGCGATCCCGAGCTGATGCGCGACCTGGTGCGCGATCCGACCCCCGAAAGCGCCGAGGCCAGCATCGACCGGCATGTGCGGTTTCGCGAGACGCATGGGCTCGGTTTCTGGGTGGTCGAGCAGGAAGGCGCCGTCGCCGGCTTTTGCGGGCTCAAGCCGGGCGCCGAGGGTACGCCGATCGACGGCGAGATCGAGATCGGCTGGATCTTCGGGCACGCTTATTGGGGGCAGGGGCTGGCGCGCGAGGCGGCGCAGGCGAGCCTCGACTGGGCCTGGGCCGAGACGCGCGCGCCGCGCGTGGTGGCGATCACCGCGGCGGAGCATATCAAGAGCCAGCAATTGATGCTGCGGCTGGGCATGCAGCGGCTTGCGGACGGCGATTTCGACCATCCCAAATTCGCCGCCGACGATCCGATGCGGCGCACCGTGACCTTCGCGATCGATCGGCCGGCGCGATGA
- a CDS encoding GNAT family N-acetyltransferase, whose translation MIATERLILRRWEERDRAPFHAICSDPQVMETLGPVMTRPQSDGLIDWLNGHVDRVGYSFWAIERREDGALLGFCGLNPGAEGTPIEGQVEIGWRLGRSHWGQGYAREAAQANLDWAWVRGIDTVVAITTPGNVRSWGLMERLGMRPVPGGAFAHPAAIERLRAHITYRIDRPVVKPLESGHG comes from the coding sequence ATGATCGCGACCGAACGGCTGATCCTGCGCCGCTGGGAGGAGCGCGACCGCGCGCCGTTTCACGCCATCTGCTCGGACCCGCAGGTGATGGAGACGCTGGGCCCGGTGATGACTCGACCGCAAAGCGATGGACTGATCGACTGGCTGAACGGCCATGTCGACCGCGTGGGATACAGCTTCTGGGCGATCGAGCGGCGCGAGGACGGCGCGCTGCTGGGTTTCTGCGGGCTCAATCCGGGTGCCGAGGGGACGCCGATCGAGGGTCAAGTGGAGATCGGATGGCGGCTTGGCCGCAGCCATTGGGGGCAGGGCTATGCGCGCGAGGCGGCGCAGGCGAACCTGGACTGGGCGTGGGTGCGCGGCATCGACACCGTCGTCGCGATCACCACGCCCGGCAATGTCCGCAGCTGGGGACTGATGGAACGGCTTGGCATGCGCCCGGTGCCCGGCGGGGCGTTCGCCCATCCGGCGGCAATCGAACGATTGCGTGCGCATATCACCTATCGCATCGATCGGCCAGTGGTTAAGCCGCTGGAAAGCGGCCACGGCTAA
- a CDS encoding fused MFS/spermidine synthase — translation MAEIEDQGPVQSRNHWLFVVAILAGSFLLFLVQPMVARMALPKLGGAPAVWNSAMLVYQALLLGGYAYAHMLGRVPVRMQAGIHLAVLAVAALWLPIGLMRMELPADAEPAVWVPWLFGASIGPLFFAISAQAPLLQRWYSAATGGRDPYALYAASNIGSFGGLIAYPLLVEPMLALKAQSWLWTGGYLLVFLLVAGCATMLPRKPAATTHVPYESPAASRGRVLHWIALAFVPSGLMLATTTFLTTDIVAVPMLWVMPLGLYLLSFSVAFRESDAIPQLIGKFAPVVLLLFGATLIAGHQKLAYMNALIGLLLLFLVAIACHSRMYQLRPAPDRLTGFYLAMSVGGALGGVFSGLVAPVLFDWTYEYPLLILAAGALIPQTFLLPVFGSLWRGEGQALRIKILATALLVVGLVWIGISNPLGLFGGMHEQIAFLAVAVVGLAAIGRRVPYLVALAGGLFLFGGYRSIEMSLADARTRSYFGVYTVTDSGDERRLAHGTTLHGIQLKGARSRMPTTYYVPGSGVGLAMLALPEIYGPAARVGVVGLGTGTLACYAQPGQSWHFYEIDPAVVTLARESAKFTFLPQCAPTAKISLGDARIRLTEAAPHSFDMLALDAFSSDAVPMHLMTSEAFQTYGRVLQPDGLLLVHISNRFLALAPVVAAAATKGGWHAARMVYHPSALEQNDQASTSDWIALSRNPRTLARLTAGNSGWAPLEPRPGFTEWTDDFASVVPVIRALNPSLADD, via the coding sequence ATGGCCGAAATCGAAGACCAGGGACCGGTGCAAAGCCGCAACCACTGGCTGTTCGTCGTCGCGATTCTCGCAGGATCGTTCCTACTGTTTCTCGTCCAGCCGATGGTGGCGCGGATGGCGCTGCCCAAGCTGGGCGGTGCGCCGGCGGTGTGGAACAGCGCGATGCTGGTCTATCAGGCGCTGCTGCTGGGCGGCTACGCCTATGCGCATATGCTGGGGCGCGTGCCGGTGCGGATGCAGGCCGGGATCCACCTGGCGGTGCTCGCGGTGGCGGCCCTGTGGCTGCCGATCGGCCTGATGCGGATGGAGCTGCCCGCCGATGCCGAGCCGGCGGTGTGGGTACCCTGGCTGTTCGGCGCCTCGATCGGGCCGCTCTTCTTCGCGATCTCGGCGCAGGCACCTTTGCTCCAGCGCTGGTATAGCGCGGCGACGGGGGGGCGCGATCCCTATGCGCTCTATGCGGCATCCAATATCGGCAGCTTCGGCGGGCTGATCGCCTATCCCTTGCTGGTCGAGCCGATGCTGGCGCTCAAGGCGCAGAGCTGGCTGTGGACCGGGGGCTATCTGCTCGTGTTCCTGCTCGTCGCCGGCTGCGCGACGATGCTTCCGCGCAAGCCAGCCGCGACCACGCATGTGCCCTATGAAAGCCCGGCGGCCAGCCGGGGACGGGTGTTGCACTGGATCGCGCTCGCGTTCGTGCCTTCGGGGCTGATGCTGGCGACGACGACCTTCCTGACCACGGATATCGTCGCGGTGCCGATGCTGTGGGTGATGCCGCTGGGCCTCTATCTGCTCAGCTTCTCGGTGGCGTTTCGCGAGAGCGACGCGATCCCGCAGCTGATCGGCAAGTTCGCGCCGGTCGTGCTGCTGCTGTTCGGCGCGACGCTGATCGCGGGGCACCAGAAGCTCGCATATATGAACGCGCTCATCGGGCTGCTGCTGCTGTTCCTGGTGGCGATCGCCTGTCACTCGCGGATGTACCAGCTGCGGCCGGCGCCAGACCGGCTGACGGGCTTCTATCTTGCGATGTCGGTCGGCGGGGCGCTCGGCGGCGTATTTTCCGGGCTCGTCGCGCCGGTGCTGTTCGACTGGACCTATGAATATCCGCTGCTGATCCTGGCGGCGGGGGCGCTGATCCCGCAGACCTTCCTGTTGCCGGTCTTCGGCAGCCTGTGGCGCGGCGAGGGGCAGGCGCTGCGTATCAAGATACTCGCGACGGCGCTGCTGGTGGTGGGGCTGGTCTGGATCGGCATTTCGAACCCGTTGGGGCTGTTCGGCGGGATGCACGAGCAGATCGCCTTCCTGGCGGTTGCCGTCGTCGGGCTGGCCGCGATCGGACGGCGGGTGCCCTATCTGGTGGCGCTGGCGGGCGGGCTGTTCCTGTTCGGCGGCTATCGCTCGATCGAGATGTCGCTCGCCGATGCGCGGACGCGGAGCTATTTCGGGGTCTATACCGTCACCGATTCCGGGGATGAGCGGCGGCTGGCGCATGGCACGACGCTGCACGGCATCCAGCTGAAGGGCGCCCGCTCGCGGATGCCGACGACCTATTATGTGCCCGGATCGGGCGTGGGGCTGGCGATGCTGGCGCTGCCCGAGATTTACGGACCCGCCGCCCGGGTGGGCGTGGTCGGGCTGGGGACGGGTACGCTCGCTTGCTACGCGCAGCCGGGGCAGAGCTGGCACTTTTACGAGATCGACCCCGCCGTGGTGACGCTGGCACGCGAATCGGCGAAATTCACGTTCCTGCCGCAATGCGCGCCGACCGCGAAGATATCGCTGGGCGACGCACGGATCCGGCTGACCGAGGCGGCGCCGCATAGTTTCGACATGCTCGCGCTCGATGCCTTCTCGTCCGACGCGGTGCCGATGCACCTGATGACGAGCGAGGCGTTCCAGACCTATGGCCGGGTGCTGCAGCCGGACGGGCTGCTACTGGTGCACATCTCGAACCGCTTCCTGGCGCTCGCGCCGGTGGTGGCCGCCGCCGCTACCAAGGGCGGCTGGCATGCCGCGCGGATGGTCTATCATCCCTCCGCGCTCGAGCAGAACGACCAGGCCAGCACGTCGGACTGGATCGCGCTTTCGCGCAATCCGCGCACGCTGGCGCGGCTAACCGCGGGCAATTCGGGATGGGCGCCGCTCGAGCCGCGACCGGGCTTTACCGAATGGACCGACGATTTTGCGTCGGTGGTGCCGGTGATCCGCGCCCTCAATCCGTCGCTGGCGGACGATTAG
- a CDS encoding DUF72 domain-containing protein, whose protein sequence is MILRIGTAGWSIPREVAGQVPGEGTHLQRYAARLNATEINSSFHRPHRPSTYARWAEAVPEDFRFAVKLPKTITHKARLVECEGLLAAFAAEIAGLGAKRGPLLVQLPPSFAYPGAVAERFFDAVAGSLGGQVVVEPRHASWYTPEVDAMLAARRIARVMADPPVPVAASEPGGWRGLTYIRLHGAPRVYYSSYEPPFLRDLAARIAGLRAGGGEVWTVFDNTASGAALGNALGLLELL, encoded by the coding sequence ATGATCCTGAGGATCGGCACTGCCGGATGGTCGATCCCGCGGGAGGTGGCCGGGCAGGTTCCCGGCGAAGGGACGCATCTCCAGCGTTATGCCGCGCGGCTCAACGCCACCGAGATCAACAGCAGTTTTCATCGCCCGCACCGGCCTTCGACCTATGCCCGCTGGGCCGAGGCCGTGCCGGAGGATTTCCGGTTCGCGGTGAAGCTGCCCAAGACGATTACGCACAAGGCCAGGCTGGTGGAGTGCGAGGGGCTGCTCGCGGCATTCGCGGCGGAGATTGCCGGGCTGGGCGCGAAGCGGGGGCCGTTGCTGGTGCAGTTGCCGCCTAGCTTTGCCTATCCGGGCGCGGTGGCGGAGCGGTTCTTCGATGCGGTTGCCGGGTCGCTGGGTGGGCAGGTCGTCGTCGAGCCTCGGCATGCGAGCTGGTACACGCCTGAGGTGGACGCGATGCTCGCCGCGCGCCGGATCGCGCGGGTGATGGCGGATCCGCCGGTGCCCGTGGCGGCCTCCGAGCCGGGCGGCTGGCGGGGGCTGACCTATATCCGGCTGCATGGGGCGCCGCGGGTTTATTATTCCTCCTATGAGCCACCGTTTCTCCGGGACCTTGCGGCCCGGATTGCCGGGTTGCGTGCGGGGGGTGGTGAGGTTTGGACGGTGTTCGACAATACGGCTTCGGGCGCTGCCTTGGGCAATGCGCTGGGGCTGTTGGAGCTGCTCTAA